In the genome of Palaemon carinicauda isolate YSFRI2023 chromosome 20, ASM3689809v2, whole genome shotgun sequence, one region contains:
- the LOC137659500 gene encoding uncharacterized protein isoform X1, producing the protein MLLIMKDFLFFLGVLWVILLLPGTSADPTGEDSSSDLPFVIYPMKEKTTYRKDNITCYNSKDNTTNLRRGVKCLSDDKATEVTVPLLHKSCRSPAKKLTITVNREDDVVIEFRKPLNLTQMSWRQDPKEPREKINTTDESKLIVPLDKTKESGVYLFEMDNNQPGASRECAVVIIRRECPANRYGDQCSLWCPDCMHGGICDAKTGKCVCPPGFKGELCEEACEGDQILNSCTINPGATSNRQMCLPSPYGCSCAPGKKGYLCDEDCESGTWGVNCLQRCNHCVDGTCNVVTGECSSGREDPCAGGPKGYLRFRQEPDVKPDEDQVTVSFVKEFDGEEPISSDITYRVAIWQEDGQSMNNMTTFKVKNSISSTKMSVEIQGLAPTTNYYAAVVVKFSLNDTVCEIDGTLRGERIQKKLFTIICPKGKISNIILDWKSQEGFSISWKEEPYAKHCNYTYDVKVERVSDGKEIYNNNSKNPSHSQDGLETDTDYTVSITVVSDEGRSDPFITTIKTLPKPPTTPPSIERIFEDSGSVTYKWNRPSDVEGNISYRYTYEVKPIACGEETEIPADNYTQGTEVSFPKPLPYARVTFRIAIGNEAGFSGYKEISDVTDPEVPAIKVEKIDCGDYKSSKECSVTLENDCRKINGRDLDIEAVWEYKTNSARDPKSGNKQAFYFPAQNLHNYIIEFPRDFYHHTTYQLAVYVKNEAGRNESSRYSSEKIITPPVAPGKVKITRSVSAHSSIYLGWDPAPSFPPTGDIKEYVINVYKTQDETFIATFHTTDESYFIRNLEPDVSYTIQVSGINEGVEKPGEAATVVISTVAQRPTTPPSLERICEDSGSVTYKWNRPSGVEGNISYRYTYEVKPIACGEETEIPADKETEATEVSFPKPLPYARVTFRIAIGNEAGFSGYKEISDVTDPEVPAIKVEKIDCGDYKSSKECSVTLENDCRKINGRDLDIEAVWEYKTNSARDPKSGNKQAFYFPAQNLHNYIIEFPRDFYHHTTYQLAVYVKNEAGRNESSRYSSEKIITPPVAPGKVKITRIVSSHSSLDSGWDPKLSFPPTGDINGYVIDLGWDPLPSFPPTGNINGYVIEVYETRHREFIGGFVVADESCVISYLDPDVSYTIHVSGINEGVPQPGEAAIIVVSTLAYKPSQPINFLQDSSLSCNAQWDDENIPLSEDLIFQNEDYSISEKEHKEQCD; encoded by the exons ATGCTTCTCATAATGAAGGATTTTCTCTTCTTCCTGG GTGTCTTGTGGGTAATACTTCTCTTGCCGGGGACTTCGGC AGATCCTACTGGGGAGGATTCTTCAAGTGATCTTCCGTTTGTCATCTACCCTATGAAAGAGAAAACTACTTATCGAAAAGATAACATCACTTGTTATAATTCTAAGGATAACACAACGAATCTAA GAAGGGGCGTGAAGTGCTTAAGCGATGACAAAGCCACTGAAGTTACAGTTCCACTCCTTCACAAAAGCT GCAGGTCACCGGCAAAGAAACTGACAATCACGGTGAATAGGGAAGATGATGTCGTCATTGAATTTAGGAAACCTCTCAATTTGACCCAAATGTCATGGCGTCAAGATCCAAAAGAACCCCGCGAGAAGATTAACACGACTGACGAATCAAAACTAATTGTACCACTCGATAAGACGAAGGAGTCTGGTGTCTATTTATTCGAAATGGATAATAACCAACCAGGAGCTTCAAGAGAGTGTGCAGTTGTGATCATTAGGAGGG AATGCCCAGCCAACAGGTATGGCGACCAATGCAGCCTTTGGTGCCCCGATTGCATGCACGGAGGTATTTGTGATGCCAAGACTGGAAAATGTGTCTGTCCTCCTGGATTCAAAGGGGAATTGTGTGAAGAAG CATGTGAAGGGGACCAAATCCTCAACTCGTGTACCATAAATCCAGGGGCAACAAGTAATAGACAGATGTGTTTACCTTCTCCATACGGATGTTCGTGCGCTCCAGGCAAGAAAGGCTACTTGTGCGATgaag ATTGTGAATCAGGTACCTGGGGAGTGAACTGTTTACAGAGATGTAATCACTGTGTGGATGGAACTTGCAACGTTGTGACAGGAGAGTGTTCATCTGGTCGAGAAGATCCCTGTGCTGGAG GCCCCAAAGGATACCTCCGTTTCCGACAGGAACCGGACGTTAAACCGGATGAGGATCAGGTAACCGTATCCTTTGTGAAGGAATTTGATGGGGAAGAACCAATTTCGAGCGACATAACCTATCGAGTAGCTATTTGG CAGGAGGATGGCCAAAGCATGAACAATATGACCACCTTTAAAGTAAAGAATTCCATATCTTCGACTAAAATGTCAGTAGAAATACAAGGCCTAGCACCAACCACCAACTACTATGCTGCTGTCGTGGTAAAGTTCTCATTAAATGACACAGTGTGCGAGATTGACGGGACCTTAAGGGGAGAGCGGATTCAGAAGAAATTGTTCACTATCATATGCCCTAAAG GGAAGATATCCAATATCATTCTGGATTGGAAATCACAAGAAGGTTTTAGCATCTCATGGAAA GAGGAGCCATATGCTAAACATTGCAACTATACCTACGATGTCAAAGTTGAAAGAGTTTCAgacggaaaggaaatatataacaaCAATTCGAAGAATCCTTCCCATAGCCAAGATGGGCTGGAGACTGACACAGACTACACAGTCAGCATAACTGTAGTTTCCGATGAAGGAAGGTCGGATCCATTTATCACAACCATCAAAACCCTTCCGAAGC CACCAACCACTCCACCTTCTATTGAAAGAATCTTTGAAGATTCTGGCTCAGTGACATACAAATGGAATAGACCATCGGACGTGGAGGGAAATATAAGCTACAGATACACATATGAG GTCAAACCTATTGCATGTGGCGAGGAGACAGAAATCCCAGCGGACAACTACACACAGGGTACAGAGGTCTCCTTCCCAAAACCTCTGCCTTATGCCCGTGTTACATTCAGGATTGCCATCGGAAACGAAGCTGGATTCAGTGGATATAAGGAAATCTCTGACGTAACTGATCCGGAAG TGCCAGCAATCAAGGTCGAAAAGATAGACTGTGGTGACTACAAATCAAGTAAAGAATGCAGTGTCACCTTAGAGAATGATTGTCGAAAAATCAATGGCAGAGATTTGGACATCGAGGCAGTGTGGGAATATAAAACGAATTCGGCAAGAGACCCCAAAAGTGGCAACAAACAAGCATTCTATTTCCCGGCTCAGAATCTTCATAATTACATAATAGAATTCCCTCGTGACTTCTACCACCATACAACATATCAACTCGCAGTTTATGTGAAAAATGAGGCAGGAAGGAATGAAAGCTCTAGATATTCATCGGAGAAGATCATAACACCTCCTGTTG CGCCTGGAAAGGTAAAGATAACGCGAAGTGTTAGCGCTCACAGCTCCATCTATTTAGGCTGGGATCCTGCACCGTCTTTCCCCCCGACTGGAGATATAAAAGAGTACGTCATCAACGTCTACAAAACTCAAGATGAAACGTTTATTGCAACGTTTCATACTACAGATGAATCATACTTTATACGCAACCTTGAACCAGACGTATCTTACACGATCCAG GTATCGGGAATCAACGAAGGTGTAGAGAAACCTGGCGAGGCTGCAACAGTTGTAATATCAACTGTAGCTCAAA GACCAACCACTCCACCTTCTCTTGAAAGAATCTGTGAAGATTCTGGCTCAGTGACATACAAATGGAATAGACCATCGGGCGTGGAGGGAAATATAAGCTACAGATACACATATGAG GTCAAACCTATTGCATGTGGCGAGGAGACAGAAATCCCAGCAGACAAAGAAACAGAGGCTACAGAGGTCTCCTTCCCAAAACCTCTGCCTTATGCCCGTGTTACATTCAGGATTGCCATCGGAAACGAAGCTGGATTCAGTGGATATAAGGAAATCTCTGACGTAACTGATCCGGAAG TGCCAGCAATCAAGGTCGAAAAGATAGACTGTGGTGACTACAAATCAAGTAAAGAATGCAGTGTCACCTTAGAGAATGATTGTCGAAAAATCAATGGCAGAGATTTGGACATCGAGGCAGTGTGGGAATATAAAACGAATTCGGCAAGAGACCCCAAAAGTGGCAACAAACAAGCATTCTATTTCCCGGCTCAGAATCTTCATAATTACATAATAGAATTCCCTCGTGACTTCTACCACCATACAACATATCAACTCGCAGTTTATGTGAAAAATGAGGCAGGAAGGAATGAAAGCTCTAGATATTCATCGGAGAAGATCATAACACCTCCTGTTG CACCTGGAAAGGTAAAGATAACGCGAATTGTTAGCTCGCACAGCTCCCTCGATTCAGGCTGGGATCCTAAACTGTCTTTCCCCCCGACTGGAGATATAAATGGGTACGTCATCGATTTAGGCTGGGATCCTTTACCGTCTTTCCCCCCGACTGGAAATATAAATGGGTACGTCATCGAAGTCTACGAAACTCGCCATAGAGAGTTCATTGGAGGATTTGTGGTTGCAGATGAATCGTGCGTTATATCTTACCTAGATCCGGATGTATCTTACACGATCCAT GTATCGGGAATCAACGAAGGTGTGCCGCAACCTGGGGAGGCTGCAATAATTGTAGTATCAACTTTAGCTTACA AACCATCGCAGCCCATTAATTTTCTACAGGACAGCAGCTTGTCGTGTAATGCTCAATGGGATGACGAGAACATCCCTTTGTCTGAGGATCTGATCTTTCAAAACGAAGACTACAGCATCAGTGAGAAGGAGCACAAA gaGCAATGCGACTAA
- the LOC137659500 gene encoding uncharacterized protein isoform X2: protein MHGGICDAKTGKCVCPPGFKGELCEEACEGDQILNSCTINPGATSNRQMCLPSPYGCSCAPGKKGYLCDEDCESGTWGVNCLQRCNHCVDGTCNVVTGECSSGREDPCAGGPKGYLRFRQEPDVKPDEDQVTVSFVKEFDGEEPISSDITYRVAIWQEDGQSMNNMTTFKVKNSISSTKMSVEIQGLAPTTNYYAAVVVKFSLNDTVCEIDGTLRGERIQKKLFTIICPKGKISNIILDWKSQEGFSISWKEEPYAKHCNYTYDVKVERVSDGKEIYNNNSKNPSHSQDGLETDTDYTVSITVVSDEGRSDPFITTIKTLPKPPTTPPSIERIFEDSGSVTYKWNRPSDVEGNISYRYTYEVKPIACGEETEIPADNYTQGTEVSFPKPLPYARVTFRIAIGNEAGFSGYKEISDVTDPEVPAIKVEKIDCGDYKSSKECSVTLENDCRKINGRDLDIEAVWEYKTNSARDPKSGNKQAFYFPAQNLHNYIIEFPRDFYHHTTYQLAVYVKNEAGRNESSRYSSEKIITPPVAPGKVKITRSVSAHSSIYLGWDPAPSFPPTGDIKEYVINVYKTQDETFIATFHTTDESYFIRNLEPDVSYTIQVSGINEGVEKPGEAATVVISTVAQRPTTPPSLERICEDSGSVTYKWNRPSGVEGNISYRYTYEVKPIACGEETEIPADKETEATEVSFPKPLPYARVTFRIAIGNEAGFSGYKEISDVTDPEVPAIKVEKIDCGDYKSSKECSVTLENDCRKINGRDLDIEAVWEYKTNSARDPKSGNKQAFYFPAQNLHNYIIEFPRDFYHHTTYQLAVYVKNEAGRNESSRYSSEKIITPPVAPGKVKITRIVSSHSSLDSGWDPKLSFPPTGDINGYVIDLGWDPLPSFPPTGNINGYVIEVYETRHREFIGGFVVADESCVISYLDPDVSYTIHVSGINEGVPQPGEAAIIVVSTLAYKPSQPINFLQDSSLSCNAQWDDENIPLSEDLIFQNEDYSISEKEHKEQCD, encoded by the exons ATGCACGGAGGTATTTGTGATGCCAAGACTGGAAAATGTGTCTGTCCTCCTGGATTCAAAGGGGAATTGTGTGAAGAAG CATGTGAAGGGGACCAAATCCTCAACTCGTGTACCATAAATCCAGGGGCAACAAGTAATAGACAGATGTGTTTACCTTCTCCATACGGATGTTCGTGCGCTCCAGGCAAGAAAGGCTACTTGTGCGATgaag ATTGTGAATCAGGTACCTGGGGAGTGAACTGTTTACAGAGATGTAATCACTGTGTGGATGGAACTTGCAACGTTGTGACAGGAGAGTGTTCATCTGGTCGAGAAGATCCCTGTGCTGGAG GCCCCAAAGGATACCTCCGTTTCCGACAGGAACCGGACGTTAAACCGGATGAGGATCAGGTAACCGTATCCTTTGTGAAGGAATTTGATGGGGAAGAACCAATTTCGAGCGACATAACCTATCGAGTAGCTATTTGG CAGGAGGATGGCCAAAGCATGAACAATATGACCACCTTTAAAGTAAAGAATTCCATATCTTCGACTAAAATGTCAGTAGAAATACAAGGCCTAGCACCAACCACCAACTACTATGCTGCTGTCGTGGTAAAGTTCTCATTAAATGACACAGTGTGCGAGATTGACGGGACCTTAAGGGGAGAGCGGATTCAGAAGAAATTGTTCACTATCATATGCCCTAAAG GGAAGATATCCAATATCATTCTGGATTGGAAATCACAAGAAGGTTTTAGCATCTCATGGAAA GAGGAGCCATATGCTAAACATTGCAACTATACCTACGATGTCAAAGTTGAAAGAGTTTCAgacggaaaggaaatatataacaaCAATTCGAAGAATCCTTCCCATAGCCAAGATGGGCTGGAGACTGACACAGACTACACAGTCAGCATAACTGTAGTTTCCGATGAAGGAAGGTCGGATCCATTTATCACAACCATCAAAACCCTTCCGAAGC CACCAACCACTCCACCTTCTATTGAAAGAATCTTTGAAGATTCTGGCTCAGTGACATACAAATGGAATAGACCATCGGACGTGGAGGGAAATATAAGCTACAGATACACATATGAG GTCAAACCTATTGCATGTGGCGAGGAGACAGAAATCCCAGCGGACAACTACACACAGGGTACAGAGGTCTCCTTCCCAAAACCTCTGCCTTATGCCCGTGTTACATTCAGGATTGCCATCGGAAACGAAGCTGGATTCAGTGGATATAAGGAAATCTCTGACGTAACTGATCCGGAAG TGCCAGCAATCAAGGTCGAAAAGATAGACTGTGGTGACTACAAATCAAGTAAAGAATGCAGTGTCACCTTAGAGAATGATTGTCGAAAAATCAATGGCAGAGATTTGGACATCGAGGCAGTGTGGGAATATAAAACGAATTCGGCAAGAGACCCCAAAAGTGGCAACAAACAAGCATTCTATTTCCCGGCTCAGAATCTTCATAATTACATAATAGAATTCCCTCGTGACTTCTACCACCATACAACATATCAACTCGCAGTTTATGTGAAAAATGAGGCAGGAAGGAATGAAAGCTCTAGATATTCATCGGAGAAGATCATAACACCTCCTGTTG CGCCTGGAAAGGTAAAGATAACGCGAAGTGTTAGCGCTCACAGCTCCATCTATTTAGGCTGGGATCCTGCACCGTCTTTCCCCCCGACTGGAGATATAAAAGAGTACGTCATCAACGTCTACAAAACTCAAGATGAAACGTTTATTGCAACGTTTCATACTACAGATGAATCATACTTTATACGCAACCTTGAACCAGACGTATCTTACACGATCCAG GTATCGGGAATCAACGAAGGTGTAGAGAAACCTGGCGAGGCTGCAACAGTTGTAATATCAACTGTAGCTCAAA GACCAACCACTCCACCTTCTCTTGAAAGAATCTGTGAAGATTCTGGCTCAGTGACATACAAATGGAATAGACCATCGGGCGTGGAGGGAAATATAAGCTACAGATACACATATGAG GTCAAACCTATTGCATGTGGCGAGGAGACAGAAATCCCAGCAGACAAAGAAACAGAGGCTACAGAGGTCTCCTTCCCAAAACCTCTGCCTTATGCCCGTGTTACATTCAGGATTGCCATCGGAAACGAAGCTGGATTCAGTGGATATAAGGAAATCTCTGACGTAACTGATCCGGAAG TGCCAGCAATCAAGGTCGAAAAGATAGACTGTGGTGACTACAAATCAAGTAAAGAATGCAGTGTCACCTTAGAGAATGATTGTCGAAAAATCAATGGCAGAGATTTGGACATCGAGGCAGTGTGGGAATATAAAACGAATTCGGCAAGAGACCCCAAAAGTGGCAACAAACAAGCATTCTATTTCCCGGCTCAGAATCTTCATAATTACATAATAGAATTCCCTCGTGACTTCTACCACCATACAACATATCAACTCGCAGTTTATGTGAAAAATGAGGCAGGAAGGAATGAAAGCTCTAGATATTCATCGGAGAAGATCATAACACCTCCTGTTG CACCTGGAAAGGTAAAGATAACGCGAATTGTTAGCTCGCACAGCTCCCTCGATTCAGGCTGGGATCCTAAACTGTCTTTCCCCCCGACTGGAGATATAAATGGGTACGTCATCGATTTAGGCTGGGATCCTTTACCGTCTTTCCCCCCGACTGGAAATATAAATGGGTACGTCATCGAAGTCTACGAAACTCGCCATAGAGAGTTCATTGGAGGATTTGTGGTTGCAGATGAATCGTGCGTTATATCTTACCTAGATCCGGATGTATCTTACACGATCCAT GTATCGGGAATCAACGAAGGTGTGCCGCAACCTGGGGAGGCTGCAATAATTGTAGTATCAACTTTAGCTTACA AACCATCGCAGCCCATTAATTTTCTACAGGACAGCAGCTTGTCGTGTAATGCTCAATGGGATGACGAGAACATCCCTTTGTCTGAGGATCTGATCTTTCAAAACGAAGACTACAGCATCAGTGAGAAGGAGCACAAA gaGCAATGCGACTAA